One segment of Carya illinoinensis cultivar Pawnee chromosome 1, C.illinoinensisPawnee_v1, whole genome shotgun sequence DNA contains the following:
- the LOC122313804 gene encoding uncharacterized protein LOC122313804 has product MVISWQKLSTKNWESRKRLVINHTAGRKSFVRILEEKRAESANMVDFFKETHWSKKKNNFLTPATEDKYKDMVSKLDTLEPEQRTDERLAGVFREVLGHRPGYARGLGEMIIPESTRQRTLAREKEYLDLIEKHKKEAESSKSEMEAMKANMQLLLERQAETDRLLRAFFAANPTSLSESQRETQ; this is encoded by the exons ATGGTTATTTCATGGCAGAAATTATCTACTAAAAACTGGGAGAGTAGGAAGAGGCTGGTTATTAACCACACAGCAGGTCGCAAATCCTTTGTGCGGATTCTTGAAGAGAAG AGGGCTGAATCGGCGAATATGGTAGACTTCTTCAAGGAAACCCAttggtcaaagaagaaaaataactttttaacacCAGCCACCGAAGACAAATAT AAGGACATGGTTTCGAAGTTGGATACTCTAGAACCAGAGCAACGAACTGATGAAAGGTTAGCGGGTGTCTTCAGAGAAGTACTTGGTCATAGACCAGGCTATGCAAGAGGATTGGGAGAGATGATAATCCCAGAGTCTACAAGACAACGCACATTGGCACGAGAGAAAGAGTACCTAGATTTGATTGAGAAACATAAGAAGGAGGCTGAATCATCCAAGAGTGAGATGGAGGCAATGAAGGCAAACATGCAGCTTCTGTTGGAGAGACAAGCGGAAACTGACCGCTTATTGAGGGCTTTCTTCGCTGCTAACCCGACCTCGCTCAGTGAGTCTCAGCGAGAGACTCAATGA